AAGCGTCCGCGGCGCAGCTTGTTGCCGATGATGATGCCGCCGCCCAGGCCGGTGCCGAGCGTGATGCAGATGACGTCCTCGTGGCCCTGGCCGGCGCCGAAGCGGTATTCGCCCCAGGCCGCGCAGTTCGCGTCGTTCTCGACGACGACGGGCAGGCCGATGCGCTGCTCGACCTTGTCCTTGAGCGGCTCGTGGCGCCAGTTGATGTTCGGCGCGAACAGTACGGTCGCCCGCTTGTCGTCCACGTATCCGGCGGCGCCGATGCCGACGGCGTCGATGGTGTGGTTGCTGCTGACCTCGGAGACGGCGGCGCAGATGGCCTCTGTCACTCCGTCCGCGGTCGGCGGGGTGGGCACCTTGTACGTCTCAAGGATCGTGCCCTCTTCGTCGACCACGCCGGCCGCGATCTTAGTGCCGCCGATGTCGACGCCGATGGTGAGTCCCATTAGTCCCTCGGTTTCCGGTCAAACCCCGCCACGGCCAACGGTACCCGAGGGCGGCGGGCCCTCAGTCGAGATCGATCCGCTCGGCCGGCCCCGCGTCGGGGCCGTCGTCGCGGGGATTGCGCTCCCGGCGGGGCGCGGGAGGGGTGTCCTGGGTCCAGCGGAGCTCGTGGCCCTCGACGGCGGAGCGGTAGGCGGCGAGGAGCTCGGAGCCGGCGGCCGCGAGGTGGTCGAAGACCTGGGGGTTGCGCTCGATGACGGGCTTGGCGGCGGTTTTGGCCTGGTCGACGATCTGGCGGACCGCGCCCTGGGCGGCGGCTCCGATCAGCGGGTTGTTCAGCCCGGAGACCTTGTCGGCGACGGCTTCGAAGAGCTTGAACAGCTCCTCGGCGGCGGTTCCGGTGCCGGCCGAGCCGGCCCGGTCCCGTCCGCGCAGGCGCTCCTTCTCGGCGGCGAGGTCCTCGGCACAGGCCTTGGCCCAGGCGTCGTCGTCGGTGGGGCGGTCGGTGGCCTCGCTCATGGCGGACTCTCCTGCGGCGGCTGCTGGGCGTGCGTACGGGCTACCTTCGACGGTACCCGAACGGGGGTACGCCGTTCACTGCGCGCGGGGCCACAGTCCCGGGTCCGGGGTGAAGCGGATGCGGAGCTCGCCCGCGGCCAGGGCGGCGCCGGAGACGGCGCAGCGGCGCAGCGCAGCGGGGAGCGGAACGATCCTGCGGTACGGGCCCGCCGTGAGCAGCAGCTCGTCGCCGCGGCGTACGAGGTCGAGGTCGCTCTTGTGCGCACCGGGCAGCGGCACCACCCAGACGAGCACCCCGTCCGCGGCCAGCCGGTCCTCGACGGCCCAGGCCCTGC
Above is a genomic segment from Streptomyces sp. NBC_01233 containing:
- a CDS encoding DUF5304 domain-containing protein — translated: MSEATDRPTDDDAWAKACAEDLAAEKERLRGRDRAGSAGTGTAAEELFKLFEAVADKVSGLNNPLIGAAAQGAVRQIVDQAKTAAKPVIERNPQVFDHLAAAGSELLAAYRSAVEGHELRWTQDTPPAPRRERNPRDDGPDAGPAERIDLD